A single Xylella taiwanensis DNA region contains:
- the pcaD gene encoding 3-oxoadipate enol-lactonase — protein sequence MLFVELQQHRLHYRIDGHTDAPWLTFCHSLGADLHMWDAQVERLAQHYRVLRYDSRGHGQSGMPPGVYTVADLGGDVLALWDMLGVIRSHFCGLSIGGLTGQWLALNASERLNRLVVCATAQQMGSADVLYKRIAQVRAEGLDGLAAATMQRWFTSGFVTTQPQRVAEIIAVFTNTALEGYVGCCHAVAEADFRDLLGTVETPLLAIAGEDDPICPPQVLQEIADAVAHSDCVVIPGGHLCNVESPEPFNDALLSFLERKC from the coding sequence ATGCTTTTTGTCGAACTTCAGCAACATCGCCTGCATTACCGTATTGATGGCCATACCGATGCCCCGTGGTTGACCTTCTGCCACTCGCTTGGTGCCGATCTTCATATGTGGGATGCTCAGGTGGAGCGGTTGGCTCAACACTACCGTGTGCTACGTTATGACAGTCGCGGTCATGGTCAGTCTGGAATGCCGCCTGGGGTATACACCGTTGCTGATTTAGGTGGCGACGTGCTTGCCCTGTGGGACATGTTGGGTGTCATACGAAGCCATTTTTGTGGTTTGTCGATCGGGGGGCTGACTGGACAGTGGTTGGCTCTCAATGCATCAGAGCGGTTGAACCGATTGGTGGTCTGCGCCACTGCGCAGCAGATGGGTAGTGCTGATGTCTTATATAAGCGTATCGCTCAGGTACGTGCTGAGGGTCTTGATGGCTTGGCCGCTGCCACAATGCAACGCTGGTTTACCTCTGGCTTTGTTACCACACAGCCGCAGCGTGTGGCTGAGATAATCGCCGTATTTACAAATACTGCGCTGGAGGGTTATGTGGGGTGCTGCCATGCGGTGGCTGAGGCCGATTTCCGCGATTTGCTCGGTACAGTCGAGACGCCGTTGCTTGCGATTGCTGGTGAGGACGATCCGATTTGCCCGCCGCAGGTGTTACAAGAGATTGCCGATGCAGTGGCTCACAGTGACTGCGTGGTGATTCCCGGAGGACATTTGTGCAATGTCGAATCACCGGAGCCCTTCAACGATGCGCTGTTGAGTTTTCTGGAGCGTAAGTGCTGA
- a CDS encoding IclR family transcriptional regulator domain-containing protein, with translation MTSLARGLLVLSVFTYHTRTVTMSQVSLETGISRAAVRRVLYTLVRLGYVGEQGRAYMLLPRVLAIGNAYAASSPMTLAAQPVLEALSNQLQASCSLSVLDGDEVLYIARAETVRITSICLKPGSRLPAYCTSMGRMLLAGLPQHTLEAYLNRTLLRPRTEHTITQRSELVKRLLHISREGTAVVDQEWEIGLRSIAVPVHNRRGEIVAALNASTQVERVSLQCLQGPVLTALRDAAKHLSTLLE, from the coding sequence ATGACCTCGTTGGCACGCGGGCTGTTGGTGCTCAGTGTATTTACGTATCACACGCGCACAGTGACAATGTCGCAAGTCAGCCTGGAAACCGGCATCTCACGTGCAGCGGTACGACGTGTGTTGTACACGCTAGTACGCCTTGGCTACGTTGGGGAACAAGGCCGTGCTTACATGCTGTTGCCACGCGTGCTAGCCATCGGCAACGCCTATGCAGCCTCTTCGCCAATGACGTTGGCAGCACAGCCAGTGCTAGAAGCGCTATCTAACCAACTGCAAGCATCATGCTCGCTGAGTGTGCTAGACGGCGACGAGGTGCTCTACATCGCACGCGCCGAGACAGTTCGGATCACATCGATTTGTCTGAAACCGGGTAGCCGTTTACCGGCCTACTGCACTTCAATGGGTCGCATGCTGCTGGCTGGACTGCCACAGCACACACTTGAGGCCTACCTCAATCGCACTTTGTTGCGCCCACGCACCGAACACACCATCACCCAGCGTTCCGAACTCGTCAAACGACTGCTGCACATATCCCGCGAAGGGACAGCAGTGGTCGATCAGGAATGGGAAATCGGACTGCGTTCGATCGCGGTACCCGTGCACAATCGCCGCGGTGAAATTGTGGCCGCACTCAACGCCAGCACCCAGGTTGAACGAGTGAGCCTGCAGTGCCTGCAAGGACCGGTGCTGACAGCCCTGCGAGACGCGGCAAAGCATCTGAGTACATTGCTGGAATGA
- the mnmG gene encoding tRNA uridine-5-carboxymethylaminomethyl(34) synthesis enzyme MnmG: protein MTDSFYRYDVIVIGGGHAGTEAALAAARTGAHTLLLTHNVETIGAMSCNPAIGGIGKGHLVKEIDALGGAMAHAADAAGIQWRTLNASKGPAVRATRCQADRALYRTAIRHLIETQVNLSVFQAEVDDLLFEGDSVHGAITQTGLHFKAPAVVLTAGTFLAGKIHIGSNQYAAGRMGDPPATTLAARLRERVFAGARLKTGTPPRIDGRTLDYTAMQEQPGDVPRPVMSFIGNPASHPRQVSCWMTQTTERTHAIIRAALHRSPLYSGQIEGIGPRYCPSIEDKVVRFAEKSNHQIFVEPEGLNVIDIYPNGISTSLPFDVQLELVRSIRGFEQAHITRPGYAIEYDFFDPRGLKSSLETKAVAGLFFAGQINGTTGYEEAAAQGLLAGLNAARHVRGLSPWTPHRNQAYLGVLVDDLITHGTNEPYRMFTSRAEYRLQLREDNADARLTAIGRDLGLVDNTRWARFSAKQEAVARECGRLSALWATPGNALGREVKATLGVTISRETNVIDLMKRPTLDYAALMRVPSLGPGVDDAQVAEQVEIGVKYAGYLNRQREEITRQQRHEATTIPLEFDYAAVRGLSTEVLQKLQHTQPQTIGQAQRIPGMTPAAISLLLVHLERLRRNRVA from the coding sequence ATGACTGATTCCTTCTATCGCTACGATGTCATCGTCATCGGTGGTGGCCATGCTGGTACCGAAGCTGCACTGGCAGCCGCACGGACCGGAGCACACACGCTATTACTGACCCACAATGTCGAAACCATCGGCGCAATGAGCTGCAACCCAGCAATCGGAGGCATTGGTAAGGGCCACTTGGTCAAAGAGATCGACGCACTCGGCGGAGCAATGGCACACGCCGCAGACGCCGCTGGCATCCAATGGCGCACGCTCAACGCCTCCAAGGGCCCAGCTGTGCGCGCCACTCGCTGCCAAGCAGACCGCGCGTTATACCGCACTGCGATCCGGCACCTGATCGAAACACAGGTAAACCTGAGCGTGTTCCAGGCCGAGGTGGACGACCTACTGTTTGAAGGCGATTCAGTACATGGTGCGATTACACAGACAGGATTGCATTTCAAGGCCCCAGCCGTGGTGCTGACCGCCGGCACATTCCTTGCCGGTAAAATCCACATCGGATCAAACCAATATGCCGCCGGACGCATGGGTGACCCGCCAGCAACCACACTGGCCGCACGCCTGCGTGAACGTGTATTCGCGGGTGCACGACTCAAGACAGGTACCCCACCAAGGATCGATGGCCGGACGCTGGACTACACGGCGATGCAAGAGCAACCAGGCGACGTCCCACGCCCAGTGATGTCCTTCATCGGCAATCCAGCTTCTCATCCACGTCAAGTCAGCTGCTGGATGACCCAAACTACCGAACGCACGCACGCGATCATCCGGGCTGCACTGCACCGTTCGCCACTCTACAGCGGGCAGATTGAGGGCATCGGCCCACGCTATTGCCCATCGATTGAAGACAAGGTGGTGCGCTTCGCTGAGAAGAGCAATCACCAGATCTTCGTCGAACCCGAGGGGCTGAACGTCATCGACATCTACCCAAATGGCATCTCAACCTCATTGCCGTTCGACGTCCAGCTAGAGCTGGTACGTAGCATCCGTGGGTTCGAGCAAGCTCACATCACCCGCCCCGGTTATGCCATCGAATACGACTTCTTCGACCCGCGTGGGCTCAAATCGTCACTGGAAACGAAAGCAGTCGCTGGACTGTTCTTCGCCGGGCAGATCAACGGCACCACCGGCTACGAAGAAGCCGCCGCGCAGGGCCTGCTGGCTGGGCTCAATGCCGCACGCCATGTGCGTGGGTTGTCTCCCTGGACACCACACCGCAACCAAGCCTACCTGGGTGTCCTGGTCGACGATTTGATCACTCACGGCACCAACGAGCCGTACCGCATGTTCACTAGTCGAGCCGAGTACCGATTGCAGTTGCGCGAAGACAACGCCGACGCACGCCTAACCGCAATCGGCCGTGATCTAGGCCTCGTCGACAATACGCGATGGGCACGCTTCAGTGCGAAACAGGAAGCAGTAGCACGTGAATGTGGACGCTTATCCGCGCTGTGGGCCACGCCAGGCAACGCGCTAGGTCGTGAAGTCAAGGCGACCCTAGGGGTGACAATAAGCCGCGAAACCAACGTCATTGACCTCATGAAGCGGCCAACGCTGGATTACGCTGCACTGATGCGCGTACCTTCACTGGGTCCGGGTGTGGACGATGCGCAGGTCGCTGAGCAAGTCGAGATCGGGGTTAAATACGCCGGCTATTTAAACCGTCAACGCGAAGAAATTACGCGCCAGCAGCGCCACGAGGCTACTACAATCCCACTTGAATTCGACTATGCCGCAGTGCGAGGACTCTCGACAGAGGTACTACAGAAGCTGCAACACACCCAGCCGCAGACAATCGGTCAGGCACAACGCATCCCGGGTATGACACCTGCAGCGATCTCGTTATTACTGGTACACCTGGAGCGCCTACGTCGCAACCGCGTCGCCTGA
- a CDS encoding YdcF family protein has translation MSRCITGRRWWEWICFLVVLVFLWLVAVASWIVWIGQRDQAASSDVIIVLGAAAYDAKPSPVFEERIRHGLYLYRRGYASALIFTGGFGGNGARFAESQVARRYALRYDVPASAIFIETVSRTTRQNLIQARGLMRVHGLRRAIVVSDPLHMARALRLCRELDIDALASATPSTRFRSLHTRWRFLLQEVYFFHRDLVIEAN, from the coding sequence TTGAGTCGTTGTATTACAGGCCGTCGCTGGTGGGAATGGATCTGCTTTCTGGTGGTGCTCGTGTTCCTCTGGCTAGTGGCAGTTGCCAGCTGGATCGTCTGGATTGGCCAACGTGATCAAGCGGCATCATCTGATGTGATTATTGTGCTCGGCGCTGCTGCCTACGACGCTAAGCCGTCACCTGTATTTGAAGAAAGGATCCGTCATGGTTTGTATTTGTATCGGCGTGGCTATGCATCTGCGTTGATCTTTACAGGTGGCTTTGGTGGTAATGGTGCGCGCTTTGCCGAATCACAAGTGGCGCGCCGTTATGCGTTGCGTTACGACGTGCCGGCCAGTGCGATTTTTATCGAGACTGTTTCGCGGACAACACGCCAAAACTTGATTCAGGCACGTGGGCTCATGCGGGTTCATGGATTGCGCCGTGCTATTGTGGTTAGTGATCCGTTACATATGGCACGTGCGTTGCGGCTGTGCCGCGAACTGGATATCGATGCGTTGGCTTCGGCGACGCCGAGCACGCGCTTCCGCAGCTTGCACACTCGTTGGCGCTTTTTGCTGCAAGAAGTGTACTTTTTCCATCGTGATTTGGTGATAGAGGCCAATTAA
- the lpxO gene encoding lipid A hydroxylase LpxO, protein MIKWSLIVLFISSVLYTHFRGRVRHRWRRQLFDHSTFMAPINALMYLCSRIPTTPFIDPATFFPELMPLRTQWTTIRDEALALQRIQKIRAADGHTDAGFNSFFRRGWKRFYLKWYGTTHPSAIALCPKTTALLKNIPTVKAAMFAELPPGGDLRPHRDPFAGSMRLHLGLATPNNPRCFIDVDGQRYTWHDGEWVMFDETYIHYARNDTEHNRIILFCDIERPMRWRWAQALNRLIARNLIAAGTSPNQAGDKIGNINRVFHYFYALRLKGKALKEYSNTLYQTLKWSLFTLLIIGILLW, encoded by the coding sequence ATGATTAAATGGTCTCTCATAGTCCTTTTTATCTCTTCGGTCCTGTACACCCACTTCCGAGGCCGTGTTCGCCACCGTTGGAGACGGCAGCTATTCGACCATTCGACCTTCATGGCACCGATTAATGCACTGATGTACCTGTGTTCCCGCATACCCACGACACCGTTCATCGACCCCGCCACATTCTTCCCCGAGCTGATGCCCTTACGCACTCAATGGACTACAATCCGCGACGAGGCACTCGCGTTGCAACGCATACAGAAGATCCGAGCAGCCGACGGCCATACCGACGCAGGATTCAACTCGTTCTTCCGACGTGGATGGAAACGCTTCTACCTAAAGTGGTACGGCACCACACATCCATCTGCTATCGCGCTGTGCCCCAAAACCACAGCTCTGCTGAAAAACATTCCCACGGTCAAGGCCGCCATGTTCGCCGAACTGCCACCGGGCGGTGACTTGCGTCCACACCGCGACCCATTCGCCGGCTCGATGCGTCTACACCTGGGTTTAGCAACTCCCAACAACCCGCGCTGCTTTATCGACGTCGATGGTCAACGTTACACCTGGCACGACGGCGAATGGGTCATGTTCGACGAGACCTATATCCACTACGCACGTAACGACACAGAGCACAATCGCATCATCCTGTTCTGCGATATCGAACGCCCAATGCGCTGGCGCTGGGCACAAGCATTGAATCGCCTCATAGCCCGCAATTTAATCGCTGCCGGCACTTCACCTAACCAAGCAGGCGATAAGATCGGCAACATCAACCGTGTGTTCCATTACTTCTACGCATTGCGCCTCAAAGGCAAAGCACTGAAAGAATATAGCAACACGCTGTACCAAACCCTCAAGTGGAGCCTCTTCACGCTGCTGATCATTGGCATCTTACTGTGGTAA
- the bioC gene encoding malonyl-ACP O-methyltransferase BioC yields MNGIFDTHHIRRAFSRAAHSYDANAILQQEVEQRLLESLDYLGNHMPRVILDVGAGPGRASIAMKKRWPKAQVIALDQAMPMLQEARKRSHWWKPFAQVCGDARTLPVADASVDVIFSNLCLQWLEDLPTVLAGFRQALRPGGLLLCSIFGPETLIELREAFAQADTVPHISPFPSMAQFGDALVLAHFQNPVLDRDLFTLTYDNLPALMRALRMIGATNALQERRTTLTGRGRFAATTAAYEARRNADNKLPSSWEVIYACAWAPASNPMIMENNHEVASMPIDSIPIRRRDSS; encoded by the coding sequence ATGAACGGCATTTTTGATACTCATCACATTCGCCGCGCGTTTTCGCGCGCAGCACACAGCTATGACGCCAACGCCATACTCCAGCAAGAAGTCGAACAACGTCTGCTCGAATCCCTGGATTACCTCGGTAACCACATGCCGCGCGTGATACTCGATGTAGGAGCCGGTCCTGGACGTGCCAGCATCGCAATGAAAAAGCGCTGGCCCAAAGCACAGGTGATCGCACTCGATCAAGCAATGCCGATGTTGCAAGAAGCACGGAAACGCAGTCACTGGTGGAAACCATTTGCGCAGGTATGTGGCGATGCACGCACGCTGCCAGTGGCCGACGCCAGTGTCGACGTCATCTTCAGCAACCTATGCCTACAGTGGCTCGAAGATCTACCAACGGTATTGGCTGGCTTCCGCCAAGCGCTACGGCCCGGCGGCCTGCTACTGTGCTCTATCTTTGGACCAGAGACTCTGATCGAATTGCGTGAGGCATTTGCCCAGGCCGATACAGTACCGCACATCAGCCCTTTTCCATCAATGGCCCAGTTTGGCGACGCACTCGTATTGGCTCATTTCCAGAACCCCGTACTGGACCGCGATCTGTTCACCCTGACCTACGACAACTTGCCAGCACTGATGCGTGCACTGCGTATGATCGGCGCAACTAATGCTCTACAAGAGCGTCGTACTACCCTGACAGGGCGCGGCCGCTTCGCAGCAACCACTGCTGCCTATGAAGCACGGCGCAACGCCGATAACAAACTCCCCAGCTCCTGGGAAGTCATCTACGCCTGTGCTTGGGCACCAGCATCAAACCCAATGATCATGGAAAACAATCATGAAGTTGCCAGTATGCCAATCGACTCCATTCCAATCCGCCGCCGTGATTCCAGCTAA
- a CDS encoding N-acetylmuramoyl-L-alanine amidase yields MLELWMISDGQGDWLVDSLPVVLVSWLVAIDPGYEGKSPGKLCKNNTYENHLTMAVAVCSCVYKYMAANSRYLPVVILIGDCLLRLHQCVVIVCCHKVDVFVLTHVDVALNHDAQGASEDVLFEDAVSSVITRWIASSENSGDNDSQCVQHSVQKPDGFFDKQHDPFWRVVRIQSAHAIPVASVAC; encoded by the coding sequence TTGCTGGAGTTGTGGATGATCTCTGATGGGCAGGGTGATTGGCTGGTGGATTCATTACCTGTTGTACTGGTGTCGTGGCTGGTTGCAATCGATCCTGGGTATGAGGGTAAGAGTCCTGGAAAGCTCTGTAAAAACAATACGTACGAAAATCATCTGACAATGGCGGTGGCTGTTTGTTCGTGTGTGTATAAGTATATGGCTGCCAATTCACGTTATTTGCCGGTGGTCATTCTTATCGGCGATTGTCTTTTGCGATTGCATCAATGCGTAGTAATCGTGTGTTGCCACAAGGTTGATGTGTTCGTTCTGACCCATGTTGATGTTGCTTTGAACCATGATGCTCAGGGTGCTTCAGAGGATGTGCTGTTTGAAGATGCTGTCAGTTCTGTAATCACACGTTGGATTGCCAGTAGTGAGAATAGTGGCGACAACGACAGCCAATGTGTCCAGCATTCTGTACAAAAACCCGATGGTTTTTTCGATAAACAGCACGATCCCTTCTGGCGTGTAGTTCGGATACAGAGTGCCCACGCGATCCCGGTTGCATCTGTCGCGTGTTAA
- the folE2 gene encoding GTP cyclohydrolase FolE2, with translation MSTSIPDVVVHELPAVAAPLRWVGMDGIVVPVQLTTTDGGQRLVGRAKAQIDLPAIEVKGIHMSRLYRLLDTYAAEPLTPVGICGLLTAMVNSHVDCASTAARVDWRFDWLKRVPALVSGDLAGWRGYPVRLRAECCSERVRFWLCVEVAYSSTCPCSAALARQMLADAFLQEHADVSALSPVTIADWLRRHGSYATPHSQRSVACIEVALAEQASELGLAALVDCAERILSTPVQAAVRRVDEQAFARLNGANLMYVEDAARRLQHGLAIHYSAFRVHVRHLESLHPHDVVASTEDALST, from the coding sequence ATGTCTACTTCTATTCCTGATGTTGTTGTTCATGAGCTCCCAGCAGTCGCTGCGCCGTTGCGTTGGGTTGGCATGGACGGGATCGTAGTACCAGTCCAATTGACTACTACCGATGGTGGCCAACGTTTGGTTGGACGGGCCAAAGCGCAGATTGATTTACCTGCTATAGAAGTCAAGGGTATTCATATGTCGCGCTTGTATCGCCTTTTAGATACGTATGCGGCTGAACCACTGACACCTGTTGGTATTTGTGGATTGCTGACCGCGATGGTGAACAGCCATGTTGATTGTGCATCTACCGCTGCCCGTGTGGATTGGCGTTTCGATTGGCTGAAGCGTGTGCCGGCGTTGGTGAGTGGCGACTTGGCTGGTTGGCGTGGTTATCCGGTGCGGCTGCGTGCCGAATGTTGTTCTGAGCGTGTTCGGTTCTGGTTGTGCGTGGAGGTTGCGTACTCGTCGACTTGTCCGTGTTCGGCAGCATTAGCGCGGCAGATGCTGGCCGATGCATTTCTACAGGAGCACGCTGATGTGTCTGCATTATCACCCGTGACCATTGCCGATTGGTTGCGTCGGCATGGTTCCTATGCCACACCACATAGCCAGCGCAGCGTGGCATGTATTGAGGTTGCACTGGCTGAGCAGGCATCTGAATTGGGTCTTGCCGCATTAGTCGACTGTGCCGAGCGCATCTTGTCCACGCCTGTGCAGGCGGCGGTACGGCGTGTCGATGAACAGGCTTTTGCTCGCCTCAATGGCGCTAACTTGATGTACGTGGAGGATGCTGCACGCCGTTTGCAGCACGGATTAGCCATCCATTATTCCGCTTTCAGGGTACATGTACGGCACTTGGAGAGCTTGCATCCTCACGATGTGGTTGCCAGTACCGAAGATGCGTTATCGACCTGA
- a CDS encoding carbonate dehydratase encodes MIRKNPRGDLPDVHESAFVDPTAILCGCVIVEAGVFIGPYAVIRADETTADGEIKPIRIGVGANIQDGVVIHSKSGAAVTIGARTSIAHRAIVHGPCTVGERVFIGFNSVLFNCVVGDGCVVRHNAVVDGCDLPPGFYVPSTERIGPSTDLGTVPRVTAAASEFSEDVVETNHRLVEGYRRLRNEL; translated from the coding sequence ATGATCCGTAAAAACCCGCGGGGAGACCTGCCTGATGTTCACGAAAGTGCTTTCGTTGATCCTACTGCCATCCTATGTGGCTGTGTCATTGTTGAAGCTGGTGTTTTTATTGGCCCGTATGCGGTCATCCGTGCCGACGAGACCACGGCTGACGGGGAGATTAAGCCGATTCGGATTGGTGTTGGTGCCAACATCCAGGATGGAGTGGTGATCCATTCCAAGTCTGGCGCTGCGGTGACGATCGGTGCACGTACCTCGATCGCGCATCGGGCGATCGTGCATGGGCCATGTACGGTCGGCGAGCGTGTTTTCATTGGTTTCAACAGTGTGTTGTTCAACTGTGTGGTTGGTGATGGTTGTGTCGTTCGGCACAACGCGGTGGTCGATGGTTGTGATTTGCCCCCTGGCTTCTACGTACCTTCCACCGAGCGGATTGGGCCAAGTACCGACCTTGGCACAGTGCCGCGAGTCACTGCGGCTGCCTCCGAGTTTTCCGAAGATGTGGTGGAGACTAACCACCGGCTCGTCGAGGGTTATCGCCGGCTGCGCAACGAGTTGTAG